Part of the Woronichinia naegeliana WA131 genome, CATCTATGAATGCTTGACCACTCGTTAATTCTTCTGTTCCTTTGCGGATTGTTCGTCTATTCCACCCTAATTCGCGTTCTGCGAAGGTTTGTCCCCCTATTCCCAAACCTTGTACAACCTGTGCCATGAATTGTCTCCTGTCGCTACCTTTTAGTTTTTTGGCTGTTTCGATGTACAGCGATTTTAGGTCTTCACTGATTTCCGTTACTGATTTTTTCAGCATACAATTTACCTTTTTGTTAAAACTGTCTTTTGCTATTCTATCGGATCATTTATTTTATGGCTATCTCTTACTGACTCTCTAAGAGACCGAGATTCGAGGAGGGAATGCAAAAAAACTCAGAGATTAGGTTAATATCTCTCATATCCATAAAAACAAGATCATGTCTGTATCTTATGTTACCGTTTGAATTTGGAATTGCTGCGGAGTTTCAGATCCAAATTTTCGATGATTTGAAATATGCTAACTTGGAGGATTATCACGATCACATCTAGCCAGTACCATGAGTGAAATTAACGTCGGGGGAAAAGTCCGTCTGATTGCCATTCCCCCTTACCTGAAAACTGCCGATCCCATGCCTATGTTACGGCCGCCGGATCTGCTCAGTATCGACGATATAGGCACAGTTATAGATCGCCGGCCGGGGGGTTATTGGGTGGTAAAATTCGATCAAGGCTCATTTCTGCTCGATAGCAAATATT contains:
- a CDS encoding DUF3148 domain-containing protein, with the protein product MSEINVGGKVRLIAIPPYLKTADPMPMLRPPDLLSIDDIGTVIDRRPGGYWVVKFDQGSFLLDSKYLGLAE